One genomic window of Nostoc sp. TCL26-01 includes the following:
- a CDS encoding IS4 family transposase codes for MPKRQKQNSDHTHKHNTPTIDNEIISQQLKSLLTPAIFAQEKYYKQLGLRDRIINLSFMLSAVLTLLWRQVPGVQELTKLLAREDVLWCRATQVAQQSLSQRFLVFPAELFERVFKDLLPQLQFNWQQRVKRPLPDSVKYALHNFDRIWIADGSTLEALFRKLKSLEDAKIGQLAGKICTVIDLVTRLPIEIWFHPNPAASETNFEVPLLNLLTESTLILLDRGFYHFLFFQQLIDRNIHFITRLKAKASIKYLKIFSYDYNVKDRLIQLGTGRGGAPILTLRLIEIKFGQTVYSYITSVLDPEVLPPYVVADLYRRRWRIEEAFHTVKRLLGLSYLWTGSINGIKLQVWATWLFYAVLVDLGDAVADELSLPFDRISLEMIYRGLYHFSVAHDKGNADDPIKYFAAPENQDLGVVKSLRKPVPNLDLAPFFAPP; via the coding sequence ATGCCCAAGCGACAAAAACAAAACTCCGACCACACACACAAACATAATACCCCTACTATAGATAATGAAATAATTTCTCAGCAATTAAAATCTTTACTAACTCCAGCTATCTTTGCTCAAGAAAAATACTACAAGCAGTTAGGACTCCGAGATAGAATTATCAATCTATCTTTCATGCTCAGTGCAGTATTAACTTTATTATGGCGGCAAGTTCCCGGAGTACAAGAATTAACAAAGCTTTTAGCGAGAGAAGATGTCCTATGGTGTCGTGCCACGCAGGTTGCTCAACAATCTCTATCACAAAGATTTTTAGTATTTCCCGCCGAATTATTTGAGCGAGTCTTTAAAGATTTATTACCTCAATTACAATTCAATTGGCAGCAAAGGGTGAAAAGACCACTACCAGATAGTGTTAAGTATGCTCTGCATAACTTTGACAGAATTTGGATAGCTGATGGCTCTACATTAGAAGCTTTGTTCCGTAAGCTCAAAAGCCTGGAAGATGCTAAAATAGGTCAATTAGCGGGTAAGATTTGTACAGTTATTGATTTGGTAACTCGTTTACCTATAGAAATTTGGTTTCATCCTAACCCCGCCGCATCCGAGACTAATTTTGAAGTCCCATTGCTGAATTTATTAACTGAATCGACTCTCATTTTACTTGATAGAGGTTTCTATCACTTCCTCTTCTTTCAACAACTTATTGACCGAAATATTCATTTTATTACCCGTTTAAAAGCTAAAGCATCTATTAAATACTTAAAAATATTTAGTTACGACTATAATGTTAAAGACCGATTGATTCAACTTGGTACTGGGCGTGGTGGCGCACCTATTCTTACTTTACGTTTAATTGAAATTAAGTTTGGGCAAACTGTTTATTCTTATATTACTTCTGTTCTTGATCCAGAAGTTTTACCTCCCTATGTCGTCGCTGATTTATACCGCCGTAGATGGAGAATTGAAGAGGCTTTTCACACCGTAAAACGATTACTTGGTTTATCTTATTTATGGACGGGTTCTATTAATGGTATCAAGTTACAAGTCTGGGCAACTTGGTTATTTTATGCTGTGTTAGTCGATTTGGGTGATGCTGTTGCTGATGAATTATCTTTACCTTTTGACCGCATTTCTTTGGAAATGATTTATCGCGGACTTTATCATTTTAGCGTTGCCCATGACAAAGGCAACGCTGATGATCCGATTAAATATTTTGCTGCTCCTGAAAATCAAGATTTAGGTGTAGTCAAATCTCTACGAAAGCCTGTCCCCAATCTGGATCTAGCCCCTTTTTTTGCACCCCCTTGA
- a CDS encoding ISKra4 family transposase (programmed frameshift), with amino-acid sequence MNQDKQERIKACLQELSTLLYEEADKSKLTDLESIEKTVRSQILELVSPEIAPFFIEQKTGTKVGKTRKIKSLVGELTLKAKQLQKLGLKPRTRLSPLLQKCCLRLSANESYQKAEIEVEALTGVKVGHSTQQKLVLSQDFQLPFAKQAVSEVSVDGGKVRLRGKPKAGCYWRDYKTVRLQGIYYGAFFDDNQSLVDYVNSQRLVNPLVCLGDGHDGVWNLVKEFGKTENFERWEILDWYHLKENLYKVGGSLKRLKAAETLLWQGQIEETQALFLHCRGKQAKNFIAYLEKHRSRLVNYAYYQAEQLCSIGSGAVESAIKQIGARIKISGAQWNVDSVNHILSIRCAYLNGLLAI; translated from the exons ATGAACCAGGATAAACAAGAAAGAATCAAAGCCTGTTTACAAGAATTGTCAACACTACTGTATGAAGAAGCAGATAAAAGTAAGCTGACAGACCTCGAAAGTATAGAAAAAACAGTTCGGAGTCAAATATTAGAACTAGTCAGTCCAGAAATAGCCC CTTTTTTTATCGAACAAAAAACTGGAACAAAAGTAGGTAAAACCAGGAAAATTAAAAGCTTAGTGGGGGAACTGACTCTTAAAGCCAAACAGTTACAGAAACTGGGTTTGAAGCCAAGAACCCGGTTAAGTCCATTACTTCAAAAGTGTTGTTTAAGGCTGTCAGCTAACGAATCATACCAAAAAGCAGAAATTGAAGTTGAGGCATTGACAGGAGTCAAAGTGGGTCACTCAACGCAACAAAAATTAGTGCTGTCACAAGATTTTCAACTACCATTTGCAAAACAAGCAGTTTCAGAAGTCAGTGTAGATGGAGGAAAAGTCCGACTCAGAGGTAAACCGAAAGCAGGCTGTTACTGGCGAGACTATAAAACCGTTCGTCTGCAAGGGATTTACTATGGTGCGTTTTTTGATGACAACCAATCATTAGTTGATTATGTCAATAGCCAACGTCTGGTTAACCCGTTAGTGTGCTTGGGGGATGGTCATGATGGCGTGTGGAATCTAGTCAAAGAGTTTGGTAAAACAGAAAATTTTGAGCGTTGGGAAATCTTGGATTGGTATCACCTCAAAGAAAATCTCTATAAAGTTGGTGGTTCTTTAAAACGGCTTAAAGCTGCTGAAACGCTGTTATGGCAAGGTCAGATAGAAGAAACTCAAGCTTTATTTCTTCATTGCCGAGGTAAACAAGCGAAGAACTTCATTGCTTATCTTGAAAAACATCGCTCTCGTCTTGTCAATTATGCCTATTACCAGGCTGAACAACTTTGTTCTATTGGTTCTGGCGCAGTTGAATCTGCTATTAAACAAATTGGTGCGAGGATTAAAATTTCTGGCGCACAGTGGAATGTTGATAGTGTTAATCACATCCTCTCTATTCGTTGTGCTTATCTCAATGGTTTATTAGCTATTTGA
- the dnaB gene encoding replicative DNA helicase: MAEELSFQGLGNNRLPPQNIEAEEAILGGIMLDPEAISRICDRLIPEAFYITAHKDIYQAALRLFSQSKPTDLLTVTNWLTDHDLLTRIGGRNKLATLVDRTVSAINIDALAGLVMEKYLRRQLIKAGNEIVHLGYETEKDLPIVLDQAEQKVFQLSNQTITSNTEHNSTINIAAYEELDSDNPIYPTGLHELDNLMLGFEDGTLTIVGGRPSMGKSFIALFLALQMILLHNLPVAIFSLEMTKKQLEYRLWSLMSVTDAYKHLDLIPLRSDRIRRHRSGNQPLEDWEFASIAKIVGIASELPLYMNDSRGITVSGIASECRQVKAKEGKLGLVIVDYLQMMAEDSGGNRSYELGDVARGLYKMAGDLNVPVLALSQISRGVESRQNKRPMMSDLSQSGILEMVADNIILAYRDEYYNPDTTDPGILELIMAKSRHGDTGTAAVFFDKTYGVLKNLDSYSRVLSTE, translated from the coding sequence ATGGCTGAAGAACTAAGTTTTCAAGGGTTAGGTAATAACCGCCTACCACCCCAAAACATTGAAGCGGAAGAGGCGATTTTGGGCGGAATCATGCTAGACCCAGAAGCAATCAGCAGGATTTGCGATCGTCTAATTCCAGAAGCCTTTTACATCACCGCCCACAAAGATATTTATCAAGCAGCACTGCGTCTTTTCAGCCAAAGTAAACCAACCGACTTGCTTACAGTCACTAACTGGCTTACTGACCACGACTTGTTAACTCGCATTGGTGGGAGAAATAAATTAGCAACTTTGGTAGACCGCACAGTGTCAGCAATTAACATTGACGCTTTAGCAGGACTAGTAATGGAAAAATACCTGCGGCGACAGTTAATTAAAGCTGGCAATGAAATTGTGCATCTAGGTTATGAGACTGAAAAAGATTTACCAATTGTCTTAGATCAGGCAGAGCAAAAGGTTTTTCAGCTATCTAATCAAACTATTACTTCCAACACAGAACACAACAGCACGATTAATATTGCTGCTTATGAGGAGTTAGATTCCGATAATCCCATCTACCCCACAGGACTTCATGAACTTGATAATTTAATGCTGGGATTTGAAGATGGCACACTTACCATAGTCGGAGGTAGGCCATCAATGGGAAAATCTTTTATCGCGCTGTTTCTGGCACTCCAAATGATACTGCTCCACAATTTACCTGTGGCTATCTTCTCCCTGGAGATGACAAAAAAGCAGTTGGAGTACAGATTATGGAGTTTAATGAGTGTCACAGATGCTTACAAGCATTTAGATTTAATACCACTGAGGAGCGATCGCATCCGCAGACATCGCTCAGGTAATCAACCTTTAGAAGACTGGGAATTCGCCAGCATTGCCAAAATTGTAGGGATTGCCTCAGAATTGCCACTATACATGAATGATTCAAGGGGCATTACTGTTTCGGGAATTGCTTCGGAATGCCGTCAAGTAAAAGCCAAGGAAGGAAAATTGGGGTTGGTGATAGTCGATTACTTGCAAATGATGGCAGAAGACTCTGGAGGCAACCGCAGTTATGAACTAGGAGATGTGGCCAGGGGACTTTACAAAATGGCCGGTGACTTAAACGTCCCCGTCTTAGCACTGTCTCAAATATCTAGAGGAGTAGAAAGTAGGCAGAATAAACGTCCGATGATGAGTGATCTTAGCCAGTCAGGAATTTTAGAAATGGTTGCAGACAATATTATTCTCGCTTACAGGGATGAGTACTATAACCCAGATACTACAGACCCAGGAATTCTAGAACTAATCATGGCGAAGTCACGGCATGGTGATACTGGCACAGCAGCCGTTTTCTTTGACAAGACCTATGGAGTTCTCAAAAACCTTGATTCATATTCAAGAGTGCTAAGTACTGAGTAA
- a CDS encoding helix-turn-helix domain-containing protein, whose amino-acid sequence MTQQTSKIQGRFYPLQHEEWLKACRELTPAQRDVLYYIRTIDPYNQGIDINAAEVARQLSAPERIVHRQTVSRALKELDAKGFIDLELLQVRTKVRPKGLWCNDIPEFMGDTDGVATHPRCDDAPMVCGDTDGVATHPRCDDTPSAIATHHARSSRTTVDHDAPCAIATHHAESESLMEKELQNPKINKKYLEFIKTLSEDERANFLNFCEQLTANLSQPVNDIEAWLAHQNKAGQNRWEVYYKKFLAWQETQSKKSQSSRSSQMMKKFQEEIEQQRQQAMENYGKQT is encoded by the coding sequence GTGACACAACAAACTTCAAAAATTCAGGGACGTTTCTACCCACTTCAGCATGAAGAATGGCTGAAAGCCTGCCGTGAACTTACACCAGCACAAAGAGATGTCCTCTACTACATCCGAACCATTGACCCTTATAACCAAGGGATTGACATTAATGCTGCCGAGGTAGCCCGTCAGCTATCAGCACCAGAGAGAATAGTCCACAGGCAAACTGTAAGCCGCGCTCTCAAGGAATTAGACGCAAAGGGATTCATTGATCTAGAGCTATTACAAGTCAGAACCAAAGTGAGGCCAAAGGGATTATGGTGCAATGACATACCCGAATTTATGGGAGACACCGATGGTGTAGCGACACACCCAAGGTGTGATGACGCACCAATGGTGTGTGGAGACACCGATGGTGTAGCGACACACCCAAGGTGTGATGACACACCGAGCGCGATCGCTACGCACCATGCGCGATCGTCACGCACCACGGTGGATCATGACGCACCATGCGCGATCGCTACGCACCATGCGGAGTCTGAAAGCCTTATGGAGAAAGAACTTCAAAACCCTAAGATTAATAAGAAGTATTTAGAATTTATAAAGACTCTCTCAGAGGACGAGCGAGCGAATTTTTTGAACTTCTGTGAGCAATTAACTGCAAATCTCAGTCAACCAGTCAACGACATTGAAGCTTGGTTGGCTCATCAGAATAAGGCTGGACAAAATCGCTGGGAAGTTTATTACAAGAAATTCTTGGCTTGGCAAGAAACACAATCCAAAAAATCTCAAAGCAGCCGCAGTAGTCAAATGATGAAAAAGTTTCAGGAAGAAATTGAGCAACAGAGACAGCAAGCTATGGAAAATTACGGCAAACAAACATAA
- a CDS encoding XRE family transcriptional regulator, with product MQSFVSEKTQRYQQLFDEMMNRFHLEAKTTAEQAKVSEVMLSRFRRGKADLGASKLIALLLAVPVEARVWYLSELFGQKPGTSLRSLIAQAPPEEQAEVLKLIADIFLNNSREATDTMQLLKVL from the coding sequence ATGCAAAGTTTTGTATCAGAAAAAACTCAACGCTATCAGCAGTTATTCGATGAGATGATGAATCGTTTCCATTTAGAAGCGAAAACAACTGCTGAACAGGCTAAAGTTTCTGAGGTCATGTTGTCCCGCTTTCGCCGAGGGAAGGCGGATTTAGGAGCATCAAAACTGATAGCTTTACTTTTAGCTGTTCCAGTAGAAGCTAGGGTGTGGTACTTATCTGAGTTGTTTGGTCAAAAGCCTGGAACTAGCTTGCGATCGCTAATTGCTCAAGCACCTCCTGAAGAACAAGCTGAAGTTTTAAAGCTAATTGCAGATATTTTTTTGAATAACAGTCGTGAGGCTACAGATACAATGCAGTTACTTAAAGTTTTATAA